A genomic window from Pirellulales bacterium includes:
- the phnX gene encoding phosphonoacetaldehyde hydrolase, whose protein sequence is MTRFGRNTSIRLVVFDWAGTTVDHGCFAPVIPFVDSLAHFGVTITLDEAREPMGLGKRDHIKSLLNTPRIGQLWQSKHGRAWTEKDLDQIYNEQFIPRQLASVRDHCELIPGLLDVVAWLRDRGIKIGTSTGYFAEAARLTYAAAAEQGYTPDHNVTPGDVAAGRPAPWMIYRNMEALGVYPPSAVLKIGDTVPDIEEGLAAGCWSVGVTHTGSDVGLTAKQLAALAPAERETRIDRAQTRLVQAGAHLVIPSIKEVPTLIATIEGWIAGGERP, encoded by the coding sequence ATGACCAGGTTCGGCCGTAATACTTCGATCCGTCTCGTTGTTTTCGATTGGGCCGGCACGACGGTCGATCATGGCTGCTTCGCGCCGGTCATCCCGTTCGTCGACTCGCTGGCCCACTTTGGCGTCACGATCACGCTCGATGAAGCCCGCGAGCCGATGGGCCTCGGCAAGCGCGACCATATCAAGTCGCTGCTCAATACGCCACGGATCGGCCAGTTATGGCAGTCGAAGCACGGTCGGGCCTGGACCGAAAAAGACCTCGACCAGATCTACAACGAGCAATTCATCCCGCGGCAGCTCGCCTCGGTGCGCGATCACTGCGAATTGATTCCCGGCTTGCTCGATGTCGTGGCCTGGCTGCGCGATCGTGGGATCAAGATCGGCACATCGACCGGTTACTTTGCCGAGGCCGCGCGGCTGACCTACGCCGCGGCCGCCGAGCAAGGCTACACGCCCGACCATAATGTCACCCCCGGCGACGTCGCGGCCGGCCGCCCCGCGCCGTGGATGATTTATCGCAACATGGAAGCGCTCGGCGTCTATCCCCCCTCGGCTGTGCTGAAGATCGGCGACACCGTGCCTGACATCGAAGAGGGACTGGCCGCCGGCTGCTGGAGCGTCGGCGTCACGCACACCGGCAGCGACGTTGGGCTGACGGCCAAGCAATTAGCCGCACTCGCGCCGGCCGAACGCGAGACGCGCATCGATCGGGCACAAACGCGATTAGTTCAAGCCGGCGCGCATCTCGTGATCCCATCGATCAAGGAAGTCCCCACGTTGATCGCCACGATCGAGGGATGGATAGCCGGAGGCGAACGCCCCTAA
- a CDS encoding MFS transporter: MNRDSHLFRWQVITFVTLWVGYAGYYVCRSNLSVAGPLLQAELADQPTSAAEDWLRSAREAFTGTIERGLSRAASLVGLASEESDEDPAAPAKPPREESTGKRRFGLIASVSILFYALGKFTSGMVCDFVGGRRMFLFGMFASVACTVLFGLATGFAALLALWSANRLVQSMGWSALVKVASRWFPAARHGTIFGMLTLSYLFGDAIARLGLGALLHFGLGWRGLFFAAAGVLTVIAVASTFALRSSPADVGAAEPDANPDNVYGQKGNAPRPADLFDLLWPLASNFSFWLVCIISFGLTLVRETFNVWNPIYLKEAVGLSDAGAATASALFPLVGGLSTLAAGWLTDRIARGRRGAVMLPFLALLVATLYALATLKPDSGAVVPLLLTSVVSFALLGPYSFLTGVLSLDFGGKRGSSTAAGLADTAGYLGAIISGYGVGAIAEQHGWSGAFHTLGTVAAVTLAAAVLYWYLHDVRRGRPTV; encoded by the coding sequence ATGAATCGCGACTCGCACCTATTTCGCTGGCAGGTCATCACCTTCGTCACCCTGTGGGTGGGATACGCGGGCTATTACGTCTGCCGGTCGAATCTGTCGGTGGCCGGACCGCTGCTGCAGGCCGAATTGGCCGACCAGCCCACCAGCGCCGCCGAGGATTGGCTGCGCAGCGCCCGCGAGGCGTTCACCGGCACCATCGAACGAGGGCTGTCGCGCGCGGCATCGCTGGTTGGTCTGGCCAGTGAAGAATCGGACGAAGACCCGGCCGCGCCCGCCAAGCCACCACGCGAAGAATCGACCGGCAAGCGCCGCTTCGGCCTGATCGCCAGCGTCAGCATTCTTTTCTACGCGCTGGGCAAGTTCACCAGCGGCATGGTCTGTGATTTCGTCGGCGGCCGGCGGATGTTCTTGTTCGGCATGTTCGCTTCGGTCGCCTGCACGGTGTTATTCGGTCTGGCCACCGGGTTTGCCGCCCTGCTCGCGTTATGGAGCGCCAACCGCCTCGTCCAATCGATGGGCTGGAGCGCGCTGGTGAAAGTCGCGTCGCGCTGGTTCCCCGCCGCCCGGCACGGCACGATCTTCGGCATGCTCACACTCAGTTACCTCTTCGGCGACGCCATCGCGCGGCTCGGGCTGGGGGCGCTTCTGCACTTCGGGCTGGGTTGGCGTGGGCTGTTCTTCGCCGCGGCCGGCGTATTGACCGTAATCGCCGTGGCCAGCACTTTCGCGCTCCGTTCCAGTCCGGCCGACGTCGGAGCCGCCGAGCCGGACGCTAATCCCGATAACGTTTACGGACAAAAAGGGAACGCCCCGCGGCCGGCCGATCTGTTCGATCTACTCTGGCCGCTCGCGAGCAACTTTTCGTTCTGGCTGGTGTGCATCATCAGCTTCGGCCTGACACTGGTTCGCGAGACGTTCAACGTCTGGAACCCAATCTATCTCAAAGAGGCGGTCGGCCTCAGCGACGCCGGCGCCGCGACCGCGAGCGCCCTGTTTCCACTGGTCGGCGGACTTTCGACCTTGGCGGCCGGCTGGTTGACCGATCGCATCGCGCGCGGGCGGCGCGGCGCTGTGATGCTGCCGTTTCTGGCGCTGCTCGTGGCTACGCTCTACGCACTGGCCACGCTCAAACCCGATAGCGGCGCCGTGGTGCCGTTGTTGTTAACGAGCGTCGTGTCGTTCGCACTGTTGGGGCCATATTCGTTTTTGACCGGCGTCCTGTCGCTCGACTTCGGCGGCAAGCGCGGCAGTTCGACAGCCGCCGGGCTGGCGGATACCGCCGGGTACCTGGGCGCGATCATCTCGGGCTACGGCGTTGGCGCGATCGCCGAGCAGCACGGCTGGTCCGGGGCGTTTCACACGCTGGGCACCGTGGCGGCCGTCACGCTCGCGGCCGCGGTGCTCTATTGGTATCTGCACGACGTGCGCCGCGGGCGGCCGACGGTTTGA